One window from the genome of Pseudomonas fluorescens encodes:
- a CDS encoding Rho termination factor N-terminal domain-containing protein, with the protein MPRGSKDKYTSEQKRKAAHIEQSYEKKGVSENEAEARAWATVNKQSGGGERSGGSGKTKPAEQKKTDRKESARRAAKTREGHPRSSKASHGTQTVDSLMKEARAKNIPGRSKMRKQELVEALRKAG; encoded by the coding sequence ATGCCTCGTGGAAGCAAAGACAAATACACCAGCGAGCAAAAGCGCAAAGCCGCGCACATCGAGCAAAGCTACGAGAAAAAAGGTGTATCGGAGAACGAAGCCGAGGCACGGGCCTGGGCGACGGTAAACAAACAGTCCGGTGGCGGCGAACGCTCTGGTGGCTCGGGAAAGACTAAACCGGCTGAGCAAAAGAAAACCGACCGCAAGGAATCGGCCCGCCGCGCCGCCAAGACCCGCGAGGGTCACCCGCGCAGCAGCAAGGCCTCCCATGGGACCCAGACGGTGGACAGCCTGATGAAGGAGGCCCGGGCGAAAAACATTCCCGGACGGTCGAAGATGCGCAAGCAGGAGTTGGTCGAAGCGTTGCGCAAAGCGGGGTGA
- a CDS encoding 2-dehydro-3-deoxygalactonokinase: MQAQLIALDWGTTSLRAYKLAAGGEVLEQRSLSSGIMQLPSGPRNVAGQVCIDGFELAFDEACGDWLDAQPGLPVIACGMVGSAQGWREAPYCDTPANVANLGHSLQTVRSLRGVDVHIVPGVIQRSRLPNVMRGEETQVLGALHSLPDEAVLIGLPGSHSKWVEVADGRIVHFDTFMTGEIFAVLSDHSILGRTQQRSVTFDGVAFDRGVQVALSVDGQIGPLSTVFSARSLGLTGELGASAQADYLSGLLIGHELTALAQVQRRRRDSLHLPTVVLIGNSQLCVRYQRALDACGFARVVLAEQATERGLWQLAVAAGLLDSTAP; this comes from the coding sequence ATGCAGGCGCAATTGATCGCGCTCGATTGGGGGACCACCTCATTACGGGCTTACAAACTCGCTGCCGGTGGCGAGGTGCTCGAGCAGCGTTCGCTGTCGTCGGGGATCATGCAGTTGCCGTCCGGGCCGCGAAACGTGGCCGGCCAGGTGTGCATCGACGGTTTCGAGTTGGCCTTCGACGAGGCCTGCGGCGACTGGCTCGATGCCCAGCCAGGCTTGCCTGTCATTGCCTGTGGCATGGTCGGCAGTGCTCAGGGCTGGCGTGAAGCGCCGTACTGCGACACACCCGCCAACGTCGCCAATCTCGGACATTCCCTACAAACCGTTCGCAGCCTTCGCGGTGTCGATGTGCACATCGTGCCAGGCGTGATTCAGCGTTCGCGCTTGCCCAATGTCATGCGCGGCGAAGAAACCCAAGTGCTCGGTGCCTTGCACAGTCTGCCGGACGAAGCGGTGCTGATCGGCCTGCCCGGCAGCCATTCGAAATGGGTGGAAGTGGCCGATGGCCGCATCGTGCATTTCGATACCTTCATGACCGGCGAGATCTTCGCCGTGCTCAGTGACCACAGCATTCTCGGTCGCACCCAGCAACGGAGTGTGACCTTCGATGGCGTGGCCTTTGATCGCGGCGTGCAAGTGGCGTTGTCGGTGGACGGTCAGATCGGCCCGTTGTCCACCGTGTTCAGCGCCCGCAGCCTGGGCTTGACCGGCGAGTTGGGCGCCAGCGCCCAAGCGGACTACCTCTCGGGCCTGTTGATCGGCCATGAGCTGACAGCGCTGGCCCAGGTACAACGCCGACGCCGCGACAGCCTGCACCTGCCGACGGTGGTGCTGATCGGCAACTCCCAACTCTGTGTCCGTTATCAACGGGCCCTCGACGCCTGCGGCTTCGCCCGGGTGGTCCTGGCCGAACAGGCCACCGAACGCGGTTTGTGGCAACTGGCCGTGGCGGCCGGGTTGCTCGATTCCACCGCCCCCTGA
- a CDS encoding MFS transporter, with the protein MQAHTLSAQASLVTPSRKRFFIMVLLFITVVINYLDRSNLSIAAPALTSDLGIDPIHVGLIFSAFGWTYAAMQIPGGWLVDRVPPRILYSVALLLWSVATVMLGFAASFIALFVLRMAVGALEAPAYPINSRVVTTWFPERERATAIGFYTSGQFVGLAFLTPVLAWLQHAFGWHMVFVATGAVGILWAVIWYAVYREPRDFKGANAAEIELIREGGGLVDIQADTAKVKAKFSWSDLGIVLTQRKLWGIYLGQFCLNSTLWFFLTWFPTYLVKYRGMDFIKSGLLASLPFLAAFVGVLCSGFFSDWLIRRGATVGFARKLPIIGGLLISTSIIGANFVESTPLVIAFLALAFFGNGLASITWSLVSTLAPARLLGLTGGVFNFIGNLAAIATPIVIGFLASGDSFAPAITYISVLALAGALSYILLVGKVERIEL; encoded by the coding sequence ATGCAAGCGCACACCCTGAGCGCGCAGGCGTCGTTGGTGACGCCCAGCCGCAAGCGTTTTTTCATCATGGTCCTGCTGTTCATCACCGTGGTGATCAATTACCTGGACCGCAGCAACCTCTCGATTGCCGCTCCCGCGCTGACCAGCGACCTGGGTATCGATCCAATCCATGTCGGGCTGATTTTCTCGGCGTTCGGCTGGACCTACGCCGCCATGCAGATTCCCGGTGGCTGGCTGGTGGACCGGGTGCCGCCGCGCATTCTCTATAGCGTGGCATTGCTGTTGTGGTCGGTGGCCACGGTGATGCTGGGGTTCGCCGCCAGCTTCATCGCCTTGTTCGTGCTGCGCATGGCGGTCGGAGCCCTGGAAGCACCGGCTTATCCGATCAACAGCCGTGTGGTGACCACCTGGTTTCCCGAGCGCGAGCGGGCCACGGCCATCGGTTTCTACACCTCCGGACAATTTGTCGGACTGGCCTTCCTGACGCCGGTATTGGCCTGGCTGCAACACGCCTTCGGCTGGCACATGGTGTTTGTCGCCACGGGCGCGGTGGGCATTCTCTGGGCGGTGATCTGGTACGCGGTGTATCGCGAGCCCCGGGATTTCAAAGGCGCCAATGCCGCTGAAATCGAGCTGATCCGCGAAGGCGGCGGGCTGGTGGATATCCAGGCCGATACCGCCAAGGTCAAGGCGAAATTCAGTTGGTCCGACCTGGGCATCGTCCTGACGCAACGCAAGTTGTGGGGCATTTACCTGGGGCAGTTCTGCCTCAACTCCACGCTGTGGTTTTTCCTGACGTGGTTCCCCACCTACCTGGTGAAGTATCGCGGCATGGACTTCATCAAGTCCGGCTTGCTGGCGTCGTTGCCGTTCCTCGCGGCGTTTGTCGGCGTGCTGTGCTCCGGGTTCTTCTCCGACTGGTTGATTCGTCGCGGCGCCACCGTGGGGTTCGCGCGCAAGCTGCCGATCATTGGCGGGTTGCTGATCTCGACCTCGATCATCGGCGCCAACTTTGTCGAGTCGACGCCACTGGTGATCGCTTTCCTGGCCCTGGCGTTCTTCGGCAATGGCCTGGCGTCGATCACCTGGTCGCTGGTGTCGACCCTGGCGCCGGCACGACTGCTCGGGTTGACCGGTGGGGTGTTCAACTTCATCGGTAACCTGGCGGCCATCGCCACGCCGATCGTGATTGGCTTCCTCGCCAGCGGCGATTCGTTCGCCCCGGCCATTACCTATATCTCGGTCCTGGCATTGGCTGGCGCGCTGTCCTACATCCTGCTGGTCGGGAAGGTCGAGCGCATCGAGTTGTAG
- a CDS encoding substrate-binding domain-containing protein, whose protein sequence is MNHRRGIRSLCRAALAVTAVSLSSSLLAADPVKIGFLVKQAEEPWFQTEWAFAEKASKDKGFELIKIAVPDGEKTLSAIDSLAANGAKGFVICPPDVSLGPAIMAKAKLNDLKVIAVDDRFVDANGKFMEDVPYLGMAAFEVGQKQGAAMAAEAKKRNWEWKDTYAVINTFNELDTGKKRTDGSVDALKKAGMPADHILYSALKTLDVPGSMDSTNSALVKLPSAAKNLIIGGMNDNTVLGGVRATEAAGFKAANVIGIGINGTDAIGELKKPDSGFFGSMLPSPHIEGYKTAEMMYEWITTGKEPPKYTAMDEVTLITRENFKQELEKIGLWN, encoded by the coding sequence ATGAATCATCGTCGTGGGATCCGTTCCCTGTGTCGCGCCGCCCTGGCGGTCACCGCGGTCAGCCTCAGCAGCAGCTTGCTGGCGGCCGATCCCGTAAAAATCGGTTTCCTGGTCAAGCAGGCCGAGGAGCCTTGGTTCCAGACCGAATGGGCGTTCGCCGAGAAGGCGAGCAAGGACAAAGGCTTCGAGTTGATCAAGATCGCCGTGCCTGACGGCGAGAAGACCCTCTCGGCCATCGACAGCCTGGCCGCCAACGGTGCCAAGGGCTTTGTGATCTGCCCGCCGGACGTGTCCCTCGGCCCGGCCATCATGGCCAAGGCCAAGCTCAACGATCTCAAGGTGATTGCCGTGGACGACCGGTTCGTCGATGCCAACGGCAAATTCATGGAGGACGTGCCGTACCTGGGCATGGCCGCGTTCGAGGTGGGTCAGAAGCAGGGCGCCGCCATGGCCGCCGAAGCGAAAAAGCGCAACTGGGAGTGGAAAGATACCTACGCGGTGATCAACACCTTCAACGAGCTGGACACCGGCAAGAAGCGCACCGACGGTTCGGTCGATGCCTTGAAGAAGGCCGGGATGCCGGCAGACCACATCCTTTATTCGGCGCTCAAGACCCTCGACGTACCCGGTAGCATGGACTCCACCAACTCGGCGTTGGTGAAGCTGCCAAGCGCTGCGAAAAACCTGATCATCGGCGGCATGAACGACAACACCGTGCTGGGCGGCGTGCGCGCCACCGAAGCGGCCGGGTTCAAGGCGGCCAATGTAATCGGCATCGGCATCAACGGCACCGACGCCATCGGTGAATTGAAGAAACCTGACAGCGGCTTCTTTGGTTCGATGCTGCCAAGCCCGCACATCGAAGGCTACAAGACCGCCGAAATGATGTACGAGTGGATCACCACCGGCAAGGAACCGCCGAAGTACACCGCCATGGACGAGGTGACGCTGATCACTCGGGAGAACTTCAAGCAGGAGCTGGAAAAGATCGGCCTGTGGAACTGA
- the dgoD gene encoding galactonate dehydratase, translated as MKITKLTTFIVPPRWCFLKVETDEGVTGWGEPVVEGRAHTVAAAVEELSDYLIGKDPRNIEDIWTVLYRGGFYRGGAIHMSALAGIDQALWDIKGKALGVSVSDLLGGQVRDKIRVYSWIGGDRPADTARAAKEAVARGFTAVKMNGTEELQFLDTFEKVDLALANVAAVRDAVGPNVGIGVDFHGRVHKPMAKVLMKELDPYKLMFIEEPVLSENYEALKELAPLTSTPIALGERLFSRWDFKRVLSEGYVDIIQPDASHAGGITETRKIANMAEAYDVALALHCPLGPIALAACLQLDAVCYNAFIQEQSLGIHYNESNDLLDYIKDPQVFDYDKGFVKIPNGPGLGIEINEEYVIERAAIGHRWRNPIWRHADGSFAEW; from the coding sequence ATGAAAATCACCAAGCTGACCACGTTTATCGTTCCGCCGCGCTGGTGCTTCCTCAAGGTCGAGACCGACGAGGGCGTGACCGGTTGGGGCGAGCCTGTGGTCGAAGGCCGTGCCCACACGGTGGCGGCTGCCGTCGAGGAGTTGTCCGACTACCTGATCGGCAAAGACCCCCGCAACATCGAAGACATCTGGACCGTGCTCTATCGCGGCGGCTTCTACCGCGGCGGGGCCATTCACATGAGCGCCCTGGCGGGCATCGACCAGGCGTTGTGGGACATCAAGGGCAAGGCCCTGGGCGTGTCGGTCAGCGACCTGCTGGGCGGCCAGGTGCGGGACAAGATCCGTGTGTATTCGTGGATCGGCGGCGACCGGCCGGCGGACACCGCTCGCGCGGCGAAAGAGGCGGTGGCGCGGGGCTTCACCGCAGTGAAGATGAACGGCACCGAAGAGCTGCAGTTCCTCGACACCTTCGAGAAAGTCGACCTGGCCCTGGCCAACGTGGCGGCGGTGCGCGATGCGGTCGGGCCGAACGTCGGCATTGGCGTGGACTTCCACGGCCGCGTGCACAAGCCGATGGCCAAGGTGCTGATGAAGGAGCTCGACCCCTACAAACTGATGTTTATCGAAGAGCCGGTGCTCAGCGAAAACTACGAAGCCCTCAAGGAACTGGCGCCGCTGACCAGCACGCCGATTGCCCTGGGCGAGCGGTTGTTTTCCCGCTGGGATTTCAAGCGCGTGCTCAGCGAGGGCTACGTGGACATCATCCAGCCGGACGCATCCCACGCCGGTGGCATCACCGAAACCCGCAAGATCGCCAACATGGCCGAGGCCTACGACGTGGCGCTGGCGCTGCACTGCCCGCTGGGCCCCATCGCCCTGGCGGCGTGCCTGCAACTGGATGCGGTCTGCTACAACGCGTTCATCCAGGAGCAAAGCCTGGGCATCCACTACAACGAGAGCAACGACCTGCTGGACTACATCAAGGATCCGCAGGTGTTCGACTACGACAAGGGCTTCGTGAAGATCCCCAATGGCCCGGGCCTGGGCATCGAGATCAACGAGGAATACGTCATCGAACGCGCGGCCATCGGCCACCGCTGGCGCAACCCGATCTGGCGCCATGCCGATGGCAGTTTTGCCGAGTGGTGA
- a CDS encoding 2-dehydro-3-deoxy-6-phosphogalactonate aldolase, protein MLTQALAHNGLIAILRGLRPEEAAAIGEVLYSAGFRVIEVPLNSPEPYESIRILRSTLPADCLIGAGTVLTPEQVEQVKAAGGQVIVMPHSDPKVLRAAKAAGLYLSPGVATPTEAFAALAEGAHVLKMFPAEQMGPAVVKAWLAVLPAGTVLVPVGGITPDNMAVFVEAGVKGFGLGSGLFKPGLTADEVAVRAKAYVAAWNALN, encoded by the coding sequence ATGCTCACACAAGCACTGGCGCACAACGGGTTGATCGCGATCCTGCGTGGCCTGCGTCCCGAAGAGGCGGCGGCCATCGGCGAAGTCCTGTACAGCGCCGGATTTCGCGTCATCGAAGTACCGCTCAATTCCCCCGAACCGTACGAAAGTATTCGCATCCTGCGCAGTACCTTGCCCGCCGATTGCCTGATCGGTGCCGGCACCGTGCTGACGCCGGAACAGGTGGAACAGGTGAAAGCCGCCGGTGGCCAAGTGATCGTCATGCCCCACAGCGATCCGAAGGTGCTGCGTGCGGCGAAAGCGGCGGGCTTGTATTTGTCGCCAGGCGTCGCCACGCCCACCGAAGCCTTTGCCGCACTGGCCGAGGGCGCCCATGTGCTGAAGATGTTTCCCGCCGAGCAAATGGGCCCGGCGGTGGTCAAGGCCTGGCTCGCGGTGCTGCCGGCCGGGACCGTGCTGGTGCCGGTGGGTGGGATTACGCCGGACAACATGGCGGTGTTCGTCGAAGCCGGCGTCAAGGGTTTCGGCCTCGGTTCCGGATTGTTCAAGCCGGGCCTGACAGCGGATGAAGTGGCGGTGCGCGCCAAGGCCTATGTGGCCGCATGGAATGCCTTGAACTGA
- the araH gene encoding L-arabinose ABC transporter permease AraH codes for MTIQNNALPTARKPLDLRRFLDDWVMLLAAIGIFVLCTLMIDNFLSPLNMRGLGLAISTTGIAACTMLYCLASGHFDLSVGSVIACAGVVAAVVMRDTNSVFLGVSAALAMGLIVGLINGIVIAKLRVNALITTLATMQIVRGLAYIFANGKAVGVSQESFFVFGNGQLFGVPVPILITIACFLFFGWLLNYTTYGRNTMAIGGNQEAALLAGVNVDRTKIIIFAVHGLIGALAGVILASRMTSGQPMIGQGFELTVISACVLGGVSLSGGIGMIRHVIAGVLILAIIENAMNLKNIDTFYQYVIRGSILLLAVVIDRLKQR; via the coding sequence ATGACCATTCAAAACAATGCACTGCCAACGGCACGCAAACCCCTGGACCTGCGCCGTTTCCTGGATGACTGGGTCATGCTGCTGGCGGCCATCGGTATCTTCGTGCTCTGCACCTTGATGATCGACAACTTCCTGTCGCCGTTGAACATGCGCGGCCTGGGCCTGGCGATTTCCACCACCGGCATCGCCGCGTGCACCATGTTGTATTGCCTGGCATCCGGGCACTTCGACTTGTCGGTCGGTTCGGTGATTGCCTGTGCCGGCGTGGTCGCAGCGGTGGTGATGCGCGACACCAACAGCGTGTTCCTCGGCGTCAGCGCGGCGCTGGCGATGGGGCTGATCGTCGGCCTGATCAACGGCATCGTCATCGCCAAGCTGCGGGTCAACGCCTTGATCACCACCCTGGCGACGATGCAGATCGTCCGTGGCCTGGCCTACATCTTTGCCAACGGCAAGGCGGTGGGTGTCTCGCAGGAATCGTTCTTCGTGTTCGGCAACGGCCAATTGTTCGGCGTGCCGGTGCCGATCCTGATCACCATCGCCTGCTTCCTGTTTTTCGGCTGGCTGCTGAACTACACCACCTACGGGCGCAACACCATGGCCATCGGTGGCAACCAGGAAGCGGCGTTGTTGGCAGGGGTGAACGTCGATCGCACCAAGATCATCATCTTCGCCGTGCATGGCTTGATCGGCGCCTTGGCCGGGGTCATCCTGGCGTCGCGCATGACCTCGGGCCAGCCGATGATCGGCCAGGGCTTCGAATTGACGGTGATCTCGGCCTGCGTGCTGGGTGGGGTGTCGTTGAGCGGTGGCATCGGCATGATTCGCCATGTCATTGCGGGTGTGCTGATTCTGGCGATCATCGAAAACGCGATGAACCTGAAGAACATCGACACCTTCTATCAATACGTCATCCGCGGCTCGATCCTGTTGCTGGCGGTGGTGATTGACCGGTTGAAGCAGCGCTGA
- a CDS encoding IclR family transcriptional regulator, with protein MQQDDPKITKDAAPTGTQTLLRGLGVVQAVASGARDLKEIARLIGTTRSTTHRLASCLVDERYLRVVPQVGYLLGPKLIELGFQAREELPLVSLAGPYLDELSALTGDTVHLAIREGDEVLYLLKNPGRNGPEMRSRVGHRMPLARTGIGKALMLDDTQEQWQRLYEISLPAGGKHQFWPQHQEQSWEQFQQRMLEYVAGGYAFDLEDNEPSIRCVAAPIRDAGKRIVAGISIASTVPYMPLEKMAELIPLVKGVTARLSAELGAKV; from the coding sequence ATGCAGCAAGACGATCCAAAAATCACCAAGGACGCCGCACCAACAGGCACGCAGACATTGCTGCGTGGTCTGGGCGTGGTCCAGGCGGTCGCCAGCGGCGCCCGTGACTTGAAGGAAATCGCCCGGCTGATCGGCACCACCCGCAGCACCACCCATCGCCTGGCCAGTTGCCTGGTGGACGAACGTTACCTGCGCGTGGTGCCGCAAGTGGGTTACCTGCTGGGGCCGAAGTTGATCGAGTTGGGCTTCCAGGCCCGGGAAGAACTGCCACTGGTGAGCCTGGCGGGGCCGTACCTGGACGAGCTGTCGGCGTTGACCGGGGACACCGTTCACCTGGCGATTCGCGAGGGCGACGAAGTCTTGTACCTGCTGAAGAATCCGGGGCGTAACGGCCCGGAAATGCGCTCGCGCGTGGGCCATCGCATGCCGTTGGCGCGCACCGGGATCGGCAAGGCGCTGATGCTCGATGACACTCAGGAACAATGGCAGCGGCTGTATGAAATCAGCCTGCCGGCGGGTGGGAAGCATCAGTTCTGGCCCCAGCATCAGGAGCAATCCTGGGAACAGTTCCAGCAACGGATGCTGGAGTACGTGGCGGGGGGCTATGCCTTCGACCTGGAAGACAACGAACCGTCGATTCGCTGTGTGGCGGCGCCGATCCGTGATGCCGGCAAGCGCATCGTCGCCGGTATCAGCATCGCCAGCACTGTGCCGTACATGCCGCTGGAAAAGATGGCCGAGCTGATTCCCCTGGTCAAAGGGGTCACAGCCCGGCTGTCGGCGGAACTGGGCGCCAAGGTCTGA
- a CDS encoding GNAT family N-acetyltransferase — protein MSIEIRPAQPSDAPQILAFITELADYEKARHEVIASVADIERSLFSEGATAHGLICLRDGVPIGFAVFFFSYSTWLGSNCLYLEDLYITPEQRGGGAGKTLLRHLAKIACDNDCGRFEWSVLDWNTPAIEFYKSLGAQPQEEWVRYRMDGKVLRDFANGH, from the coding sequence ATGTCGATCGAGATCCGTCCTGCGCAACCCAGCGATGCGCCTCAAATCCTTGCCTTCATCACCGAGTTGGCCGATTACGAAAAAGCCCGCCACGAAGTCATCGCCAGTGTGGCCGACATCGAGCGCAGCCTGTTCAGCGAAGGCGCGACCGCCCACGGGCTGATCTGCCTGCGTGATGGCGTGCCGATTGGTTTCGCGGTGTTTTTCTTCAGTTATTCCACTTGGCTGGGCAGTAACTGCTTGTACCTCGAAGACCTGTACATCACGCCTGAGCAGCGCGGTGGCGGGGCGGGCAAGACGCTGTTGCGCCACCTGGCGAAGATCGCCTGCGACAACGATTGCGGTCGCTTCGAATGGAGCGTGCTGGACTGGAACACGCCGGCCATCGAGTTCTACAAATCCCTCGGCGCGCAACCCCAGGAAGAGTGGGTGCGCTACCGAATGGACGGCAAGGTGCTAAGGGATTTCGCTAACGGCCACTGA
- a CDS encoding glutathione S-transferase family protein — MGQLLKILGRTSSINVRKVLWTCQELDIAYEREDWGIGFASTQDPAFLALNPNAQVPVIIDENGVFWESNTICRYLVGKHGPSDLLPVEPAARARIEQWMDWQATELNPSWCYAFHALVRKNPDFQDPQRIAAGIKGWNEKMGLLEQQLSRTGAYVAGTAFSLADVLIGLSVHRWRQAPMERPDYPAVAAYCKRLEQRPGFAEYASAAHS; from the coding sequence ATGGGACAACTGCTGAAAATCCTCGGCCGCACGTCTTCGATCAACGTCAGAAAAGTGCTGTGGACCTGCCAGGAACTGGACATCGCCTACGAGCGCGAAGATTGGGGCATCGGCTTCGCCTCGACCCAGGACCCGGCGTTCCTGGCCTTGAATCCCAATGCCCAGGTGCCGGTGATCATTGATGAGAACGGCGTGTTCTGGGAATCCAATACCATATGCCGCTACCTGGTGGGCAAGCATGGGCCCAGCGATCTGCTACCTGTCGAGCCTGCCGCCCGGGCGCGAATCGAACAGTGGATGGATTGGCAAGCCACGGAGCTCAACCCGTCCTGGTGCTACGCCTTCCACGCCCTGGTGCGCAAGAATCCGGACTTCCAGGACCCACAGCGCATCGCCGCCGGCATCAAGGGCTGGAACGAGAAGATGGGGTTGCTGGAGCAGCAGTTGAGCCGCACCGGCGCCTACGTGGCCGGTACGGCGTTTTCCCTCGCGGACGTGCTCATCGGCCTGTCCGTACACCGGTGGCGCCAGGCGCCCATGGAGCGTCCCGACTATCCAGCCGTGGCGGCCTACTGCAAACGCCTCGAGCAACGACCGGGGTTTGCCGAGTACGCGTCTGCCGCACACTCATGA
- the araG gene encoding L-arabinose ABC transporter ATP-binding protein AraG encodes MQAQTATRQHNIGGSLRFNGIGKSFPGVQALANISFVAHPGQVHALMGENGAGKSTLLKILGGAYIPSSGDLQIGEQTMAFKGTADSIASGVAVIHQELHLVPEMTVAENLFLGHLPARFGLVNRGVLRQQALTLLKGLADEIDPQEKVGRLSLGQRQLVEIAKALSRGAHVIAFDEPTSSLSAREIDRLMAIIARLRDEGKVVLYVSHRMEEVFRICNAVTVFKDGRYVRTFENMSELTHDQLVTCMVGRDIQDIYDYRPRERGDVALQVKSLLGPGLREPVSFQVHKGEILGLFGLVGAGRTELFRLLSGLERQSEGSLVLHGKELKLRSPRDAIAAGVLLCPEDRKKEGIIPLGSVGENINISARPAHSALGCLLRGDWERGNADKQIKSLKVKTPAASQKIMYLSGGNQQKAILGRWLSMPMKVLLLDEPTRGIDIGAKAEIYQIIHNLAADGIAVIVVSSDLMEVMGISDRILVLCEGAMRGELSRDQANESNLLQLALPRQRVADAAN; translated from the coding sequence ATGCAAGCGCAAACAGCGACACGGCAACACAACATCGGCGGCAGCTTGCGGTTCAACGGGATCGGCAAATCCTTTCCCGGCGTGCAGGCGCTGGCCAATATCAGTTTCGTCGCGCATCCGGGACAGGTGCATGCCTTGATGGGCGAGAACGGCGCGGGCAAGTCCACGTTGCTGAAGATCCTCGGTGGCGCCTACATCCCGAGCAGCGGCGACCTGCAGATCGGCGAACAGACGATGGCCTTCAAAGGCACCGCCGACAGCATCGCCAGCGGGGTGGCGGTGATTCACCAGGAGCTGCACCTGGTGCCGGAAATGACCGTCGCTGAAAACCTGTTTCTCGGCCATTTGCCGGCGCGTTTCGGCCTGGTCAACCGTGGCGTGCTGCGCCAGCAGGCGCTGACGCTGCTCAAAGGCCTGGCCGACGAAATCGACCCGCAGGAAAAAGTCGGTCGCCTGTCCCTTGGCCAGCGCCAATTGGTGGAAATCGCCAAGGCCTTGTCCCGTGGCGCCCACGTCATTGCCTTCGACGAACCCACCAGTAGCCTGTCGGCCCGGGAAATCGACCGTTTGATGGCGATCATCGCCCGCTTGCGAGACGAGGGCAAAGTGGTGCTGTACGTCAGCCACCGCATGGAAGAAGTGTTCCGTATCTGTAACGCGGTGACGGTATTCAAGGACGGTCGTTATGTCCGGACCTTCGAAAACATGAGCGAGCTGACCCACGATCAGTTGGTCACGTGCATGGTCGGTCGCGATATCCAGGACATCTATGATTACCGCCCTCGGGAGCGCGGCGATGTGGCACTGCAGGTGAAGAGCCTGCTGGGGCCGGGCTTGCGCGAACCGGTGAGTTTCCAGGTACACAAGGGTGAAATCCTTGGATTGTTCGGGTTGGTCGGTGCCGGTCGTACCGAGCTGTTTCGCTTGCTCAGTGGCCTGGAGCGCCAGAGCGAGGGGAGCCTCGTGCTGCACGGCAAGGAGTTGAAGCTGCGTTCGCCACGGGATGCCATTGCCGCCGGCGTGCTGCTGTGCCCGGAAGATCGCAAGAAGGAAGGCATCATCCCACTGGGCAGCGTGGGCGAGAACATCAACATCAGTGCCCGTCCGGCCCATTCCGCGCTCGGCTGCCTGCTGCGCGGCGACTGGGAGCGGGGCAATGCCGACAAGCAGATCAAGTCGCTGAAGGTGAAGACCCCGGCGGCCAGCCAGAAAATCATGTACCTGTCCGGCGGCAATCAGCAGAAGGCGATTCTCGGTCGTTGGCTGTCGATGCCGATGAAAGTCCTGCTGCTGGACGAACCGACCCGCGGCATCGATATCGGCGCCAAGGCGGAGATCTACCAGATTATCCACAACCTGGCGGCCGACGGCATCGCGGTGATTGTGGTGTCCAGCGACCTGATGGAAGTGATGGGCATTTCCGACCGAATCCTGGTGCTCTGCGAAGGGGCCATGCGCGGCGAGCTGTCGCGTGACCAGGCCAACGAATCCAACCTGCTGCAACTGGCGCTGCCGCGCCAACGCGTTGCCGACGCGGCGAACTGA